The genomic DNA GGGTCGTCGAAGCTCCCGCCCCGGCGCCTCGAGCGGCGGCCGCGCCGCCGATGCCGGCGCCCGCGATCACCGAGCCCGGCACCACGCTCGATTCCGGGGCTGCGGCCGCCGCCCCCACGGAACGCCCGGCTCGCGCCGAGCCGGCGCCGGCCGCAGCACCCGCGCCGCCGCGCCCGCGCGAGGCGGCGGCTCCCTCCGTCGGGAGCGATGTCGCCCAGCGTGCCTCGCGAGATCTCACGAGGCTCGCTCGCGGAAGAGGAGCCTTCACCGCTCAGATCGCGGTGACGTGCAAGCCGGACAATACCCGCCGGATCCTCCAGAGGGCGGGCGGGTCGGAGCGGCTCTTCCTGGTCCCGCTCCCCGCCCGGGGAGCCACCTGCTATCGCGTCTGCTGGGGTCTCTACCCTTCGGCCAAAGAGGCCGCTGCCGCCCCCGACCTCCCCGCGTTCCTGCGCGAGGGCGGCGGGCGGCCGAGTCCCAAGGCCGTCGCGGAGGTCGCGCCATGAGGCACCACAGCTTGGGGTCCGTGATCGCGGGGGCGGCGATGCTCGCCGCGGTGCACGGCGCGGCGCGCGCCGACACGATCGTTCTCGCCGGCGGCGGCGTGATCGAGACCGAGCGGTGGTGGATCGAGGGAGACACGCTGAAGTACGAGAGCCCGAGTGGAACCGTCGGCCTTCCGCGCTCCGTCGTCGTGCGCATCGATCCGGCCTCGGGCGGCGCCCCGCCAGGGGCTCCGGCGGCCGGGCGCCGGCCCGCGGAGCCTTCCGGGTCCGACCGGTCCTTCAGCGCGGAACGGCGGGCCGCGGAGGTCCTGAGGCTCGTTCGCGAAGGAGCGGCCGCACTGAAGGCGAGGGACTTCGACGTGGCCTCCGACCGATTTCGGGACGCTCTCCGGGAGGACCCCTCGATCCCGGGCGCCCGCGTCGGTTTCGCGGTGGCGGAGATCCAGCTGGGCCGGGACGAGTACGCGCTGCGGTGCGTCCTCGACGGCCTCGCGCGCGACCCGAAGGACGCCGATCTCCACGAGATCCTCGGCGACCTCAAGGACCGAGCGGAGCAGGTCGACGACGCGCTCAGGGAGTGGCGCGAAGCGTTTCGCGTCGCCCCGAACGACCGCCTGCGCGACAAGATCGTCAAGGGCGAGAGGGAGCAGACGGCCGGGGCCGACTACGGTCTCTCGACGACGGCTCATTTCAACCTCCGCCACGACGGCGACCTCGACCCCGCCCTGGCCCGGCAGGTGGCGGACTACCTGGAGGACCGGTTCCGCGACCTGTCGGACGCGTTCCGCCACGCGCCTCTCCAACCGATCACCGTGCTGCTGTACCCGAACCGCCAATTCCGCGACGTCACGCAGGCACCCGACAACGTCGTGGGGCTCTACGACGGCAAGATCAGGGTCCCTCTCGGCGGGATCAAGCGGCTGGATCCGGCGGCGCAGCGCGTCCTCGTTCACGAGCTGACGCACGCGGTCGTCCACTCGAAGACCCGG from Terriglobia bacterium includes the following:
- a CDS encoding tetratricopeptide repeat protein, with amino-acid sequence MRHHSLGSVIAGAAMLAAVHGAARADTIVLAGGGVIETERWWIEGDTLKYESPSGTVGLPRSVVVRIDPASGGAPPGAPAAGRRPAEPSGSDRSFSAERRAAEVLRLVREGAAALKARDFDVASDRFRDALREDPSIPGARVGFAVAEIQLGRDEYALRCVLDGLARDPKDADLHEILGDLKDRAEQVDDALREWREAFRVAPNDRLRDKIVKGEREQTAGADYGLSTTAHFNLRHDGDLDPALARQVADYLEDRFRDLSDAFRHAPLQPITVLLYPNRQFRDVTQAPDNVVGLYDGKIRVPLGGIKRLDPAAQRVLVHELTHAVVHSKTRGTCPRWLHEGLAQRMEGRTISRADHERVARLLRSTDPARWASSGSLSYPAALSLTLYLEELRGFTGLVDVLDRMGAGDAPEAALQQTYGEGYDELCRRWAGTVLGEREP